In Geotalea uraniireducens, one genomic interval encodes:
- a CDS encoding GGDEF domain-containing response regulator yields MGNDLRIIVISGAGGLDGNLILRLQSQGHQVVTLNNEASVMGTLYSDPPDVVLIDLTLQDEATLTIVRDLKDDFFFSTIPVIGMMSEPDAESFDWLEYPLNDFVSLPLNYRELFTRINLSLSRLRHVFDNNPLTKLPGNASIQRAIEAAIGKNLAVCYLDINHFKQYNDVYGFAHGDEVLRMLARIISNAVIETGDGFAGHIGGDDFVFIVPESQAEGVAQRIITNFGAVVSELFDEDEKRNGFFVAHDRKGNEEKIPLMGVAVAIISTDSPQIDHYAKVAEVAAELKKIAKRSRESTYVFERRKQPASPLTSGKGEQ; encoded by the coding sequence ATGGGGAATGATTTACGAATTATCGTGATTTCCGGTGCGGGAGGATTGGACGGGAACCTGATTCTGCGCCTGCAGAGTCAGGGACATCAGGTGGTGACCCTGAATAACGAGGCCAGCGTCATGGGGACGCTTTACTCCGATCCTCCCGATGTCGTGCTGATCGACCTGACGCTGCAGGATGAAGCTACCCTGACCATCGTCCGGGACTTGAAGGACGATTTTTTCTTCAGCACCATTCCGGTGATCGGCATGATGAGCGAGCCGGACGCCGAGTCCTTCGACTGGCTGGAGTACCCGCTCAACGACTTCGTCTCGCTGCCGCTCAATTATCGCGAGCTTTTTACCCGCATCAACCTGTCGCTCAGCCGGCTGCGGCATGTGTTCGATAATAACCCGCTGACCAAATTGCCGGGCAACGCTTCGATTCAGCGGGCGATCGAAGCGGCCATCGGCAAGAATCTGGCAGTCTGTTACCTGGATATCAACCATTTCAAGCAGTACAATGATGTCTACGGTTTCGCTCATGGCGACGAAGTCTTGCGGATGCTGGCTCGGATCATCTCCAATGCGGTGATCGAAACCGGCGACGGCTTTGCCGGCCATATCGGCGGCGACGATTTCGTGTTCATCGTCCCCGAAAGCCAGGCCGAGGGCGTTGCGCAACGGATCATTACCAATTTTGGCGCCGTCGTCTCCGAGCTGTTCGACGAAGATGAGAAGCGCAACGGCTTTTTTGTCGCTCACGACCGGAAAGGGAATGAAGAGAAGATCCCGCTGATGGGGGTGGCGGTGGCGATCATCTCGACCGACTCTCCGCAGATCGACCATTACGCCAAGGTGGCAGAGGTGGCGGCGGAGCTGAAAAAGATCGCCAAACGGTCCCGTGAGAGTACCTACGTGTTTGAACGCCGCAAACAACCGGCCTCCCCCCTAACCAGCGGCAAAGGAGAACAATAA
- a CDS encoding HDOD domain-containing protein, which produces MDGKREQIQEIIKDTNSLPTIPGVINRLQTLSENRKSTIQEMAQLVSADQILCARVLRLVNSPSYGFYRVSTISNALILLGVNVIKSLALSSSIFEIMEKSIVGLWEHSLGAGVAANIIARYLKLPEIEEISTAALLHDIGKVIIKEKCPDDHSAISRLMAAEGLSMLDAERRVLETDHAEVGEWLVRSWFLPDKLIEPVGCHHDVAKATNHQLKTAVVHLADVLVKASGFGFSGEEYVPRIQPVAWERLNMTESDLEAIVEELEDKLIETKNFSLEIQAVDGE; this is translated from the coding sequence GTGGACGGTAAGCGCGAGCAGATTCAGGAAATCATCAAGGATACCAACTCGCTCCCCACGATCCCCGGTGTTATCAACAGGCTGCAGACTCTTTCGGAAAACCGCAAATCGACCATTCAGGAAATGGCACAACTCGTTTCCGCCGACCAGATTCTCTGCGCCCGGGTACTGCGACTGGTCAATTCGCCATCCTACGGCTTCTATCGGGTTTCGACCATTTCCAACGCACTCATCCTTCTCGGTGTGAACGTCATCAAGAGCCTGGCACTCAGTTCGTCCATCTTCGAGATTATGGAGAAAAGTATTGTCGGCCTCTGGGAGCACTCGCTCGGTGCCGGGGTAGCCGCCAATATCATTGCCCGTTACCTGAAGCTGCCGGAGATCGAGGAGATTTCTACGGCGGCGCTTCTGCACGATATCGGTAAGGTGATCATCAAGGAGAAATGTCCGGACGACCATTCGGCAATCTCCCGTCTGATGGCCGCCGAAGGGTTGTCGATGCTGGACGCCGAACGACGGGTTCTCGAAACCGACCATGCCGAAGTCGGGGAGTGGCTGGTGCGGAGCTGGTTTTTGCCGGACAAGCTCATCGAACCGGTGGGGTGCCACCACGATGTGGCCAAGGCAACCAATCACCAGCTGAAAACCGCCGTGGTCCACCTGGCCGATGTGCTAGTCAAGGCGAGCGGGTTTGGCTTCAGCGGTGAAGAATATGTGCCGCGAATTCAGCCGGTTGCCTGGGAACGGTTGAATATGACCGAAAGTGATCTCGAAGCGATTGTCGAAGAACTGGAAGACAAACTGATCGAAACGAAAAATTTCAGTCTGGAGATACAGGCCGTCGATGGGGAATGA